A genomic window from Gossypium hirsutum isolate 1008001.06 chromosome D10, Gossypium_hirsutum_v2.1, whole genome shotgun sequence includes:
- the LOC107915806 gene encoding uncharacterized protein isoform X1, which translates to MVVVGRGQSAGWEWTNRGFWRVWICVLLNPFCLRSGLCRSLIFAAVRVSVTLKMLISKFNAIQSNTLSQLHKGLPCLLWSGLALPKKLKKGDKLTKAILAFALPCLLLLIQPVQGGSKTPTLQYGTFGRRNNAPSTHPPPVNDPTRGCNAANGCRQFTLSLENLGGTLVEAVGNVTVAEGTLNHREPGTEAIAAGIATWFLNKTESNSNTHGRLSISQDPISSAAVSSQMLQLQAVSRGIARMGLQVYTSMSTEDNSKIPPADGNIEIKVNSTSNMVDLRFFTSLEISLGEADIIHVLESAKTVLQFTRH; encoded by the exons ATGGTTGTTGTGGGGCGGGGCCAATCTGCGGGTTGGGAATGGACTAACCGAGGCTTTTGGCGGGTCTGGATTTGCGTGCTTCTCAATCCTTTTTGCTTGAGGTCTGGGTTATGCCGGTCTTTGATTTTTGCGGCTGTGAGAG TTTCAGTTACTTTAAAGATGTTGATATCCAAATTCAATGCCATTCAGAGCAACACCCTCTCTCAGCTTCATAAG GGCCTTCCTTGCTTGCTTTGG TCTGGACTTGCTTTGCCCAAGAAATTGAAGAAGGGTGACAAGTTAACCAAAGCAATACTGGCTTTTGCCTTGCCCTGCTTGCTGCTGCTGATTCAACCGGTACAAGGGGGTTCCAAAACCCCAACTTTACAGTATGGCACATTTGGGAGGAGGAATAATGCTCCTTCGACACACCCTCCACCTGTTAATGACCCGACAAGGGGTTGCAATGCTGCAAACGGTTGTCGCCAGTTTACTCTGAGTCTTGAAAACCTCGG AGGAACTCTAGTTGAAGCTGTTGGCAATGTTACAGTGGCGGAGGGAACTTTGAACCACAGAGAGCCAGGTACCGAGGCCATAGCTGCTGGGATTGCCACTTGGTTCTTGAACAAGACTGAGTCCAATAGCAATACACATGGCCGATTAAGCATTTCACAGGACCCAATTTCCAGTGCTGCAGTGTCATCACAAATGTTGCAGCTACAG GCTGTTTCTCGAGGGATTGCTCGTATGGGACTGCAAGT GTATACATCAATGTCAACTGAAGATAACTCCAAGATACCTCCGGCAGATGGAAACATTGAAATAAAAGTTAATTCAACATCGAACATGGTGGACTTGAGGTTCTTCACTAGCCTTGAAATCAGTCTTGGAGAAGCTGATATTATACACGTCTTGGAATCTGCTAAAACTGTTTTACAGTTCACTCGACACTGA
- the LOC107915807 gene encoding uncharacterized protein isoform X2: MQSNTLSQLHKSGLALPKKLKKGYKLTKAILAFTLPCLLLLIQPVQGASKTPTLQYGTFGRRNNAPSTHPPPVNDPTRGCNAANGCRQFTLSLENRRGTLVEAVGNVTVAEGTLNHREPGTEAIAAGIATWFLNKTESNSNTYGRLSISQDPISSAAVSSQMLQQQAVSRGIARMGLQVYTSMSTEDNSKIPPADGNIEIKVNSTSNMVDLRFFTSLEISLGEADIIRVLESAKTILQSSRH; encoded by the exons ATGCAGAGCAACACCCTCTCTCAGCTTCATAAG TCCGGACTTGCTTTGCCCAAGAAATTGAAGAagggttacaagttaaccaaagCAATACTGGCTTTTACCTTGCCCTGCTTGCTGCTGCTGATTCAACCAGTACAAGGGGCTTCCAAAACCCCAACTTTACAGTATGGCACATTTGGGAGGAGGAATAATGCTCCTTCGACACACCCTCCACCTGTTAATGACCCGACAAGGGGTTGCAATGCCGCTAATGGTTGTCGCCAGTTTACTCTGAGTCTTGAAAACCGCAG AGGAACTCTAGTTGAAGCTGTTGGCAATGTTACAGTGGCGGAGGGAACTTTGAACCACAGAGAGCCAGGTACCGAGGCCATAGCTGCTGGGATTGCCACTTGGTTCTTGAACAAGACTGAGTCCAATAGCAATACATATGGCCGATTAAGCATTTCACAGGACCCAATTTCCAGTGCTGCAGTGTCATCACAAATGTTGCAGCAACAG GCTGTTTCTCGAGGGATTGCTCGTATGGGACTGCAAGT TTATACATCAATGTCAACTGAAGATAACTCCAAGATACCTCCGGCAGATGGAAACATTGAAATAAAAGTTAATTCAACATCGAACATGGTGGACTTGAGGTTCTTCACTAGCCTTGAAATCAGTCTTGGGGAAGCTGATATTATACGCGTCTTGGAATCTGCTAAAACTATATTACAGTCCTCTCGACACTGA
- the LOC107915806 gene encoding uncharacterized protein isoform X4, whose translation MVVVGRGQSAGWEWTNRGFWRVWICVLLNPFCLRSGLCRSLIFAAVRVTLKMLISKFNAIQSNTLSQLHKSGLALPKKLKKGDKLTKAILAFALPCLLLLIQPVQGGSKTPTLQYGTFGRRNNAPSTHPPPVNDPTRGCNAANGCRQFTLSLENLGGTLVEAVGNVTVAEGTLNHREPGTEAIAAGIATWFLNKTESNSNTHGRLSISQDPISSAAVSSQMLQLQAVSRGIARMGLQVYTSMSTEDNSKIPPADGNIEIKVNSTSNMVDLRFFTSLEISLGEADIIHVLESAKTVLQFTRH comes from the exons ATGGTTGTTGTGGGGCGGGGCCAATCTGCGGGTTGGGAATGGACTAACCGAGGCTTTTGGCGGGTCTGGATTTGCGTGCTTCTCAATCCTTTTTGCTTGAGGTCTGGGTTATGCCGGTCTTTGATTTTTGCGGCTGTGAGAG TTACTTTAAAGATGTTGATATCCAAATTCAATGCCATTCAGAGCAACACCCTCTCTCAGCTTCATAAG TCTGGACTTGCTTTGCCCAAGAAATTGAAGAAGGGTGACAAGTTAACCAAAGCAATACTGGCTTTTGCCTTGCCCTGCTTGCTGCTGCTGATTCAACCGGTACAAGGGGGTTCCAAAACCCCAACTTTACAGTATGGCACATTTGGGAGGAGGAATAATGCTCCTTCGACACACCCTCCACCTGTTAATGACCCGACAAGGGGTTGCAATGCTGCAAACGGTTGTCGCCAGTTTACTCTGAGTCTTGAAAACCTCGG AGGAACTCTAGTTGAAGCTGTTGGCAATGTTACAGTGGCGGAGGGAACTTTGAACCACAGAGAGCCAGGTACCGAGGCCATAGCTGCTGGGATTGCCACTTGGTTCTTGAACAAGACTGAGTCCAATAGCAATACACATGGCCGATTAAGCATTTCACAGGACCCAATTTCCAGTGCTGCAGTGTCATCACAAATGTTGCAGCTACAG GCTGTTTCTCGAGGGATTGCTCGTATGGGACTGCAAGT GTATACATCAATGTCAACTGAAGATAACTCCAAGATACCTCCGGCAGATGGAAACATTGAAATAAAAGTTAATTCAACATCGAACATGGTGGACTTGAGGTTCTTCACTAGCCTTGAAATCAGTCTTGGAGAAGCTGATATTATACACGTCTTGGAATCTGCTAAAACTGTTTTACAGTTCACTCGACACTGA
- the LOC107915806 gene encoding uncharacterized protein isoform X3, whose product MVVVGRGQSAGWEWTNRGFWRVWICVLLNPFCLRSGLCRSLIFAAVRVSVTLKMLISKFNAIQSNTLSQLHKSGLALPKKLKKGDKLTKAILAFALPCLLLLIQPVQGGSKTPTLQYGTFGRRNNAPSTHPPPVNDPTRGCNAANGCRQFTLSLENLGGTLVEAVGNVTVAEGTLNHREPGTEAIAAGIATWFLNKTESNSNTHGRLSISQDPISSAAVSSQMLQLQAVSRGIARMGLQVYTSMSTEDNSKIPPADGNIEIKVNSTSNMVDLRFFTSLEISLGEADIIHVLESAKTVLQFTRH is encoded by the exons ATGGTTGTTGTGGGGCGGGGCCAATCTGCGGGTTGGGAATGGACTAACCGAGGCTTTTGGCGGGTCTGGATTTGCGTGCTTCTCAATCCTTTTTGCTTGAGGTCTGGGTTATGCCGGTCTTTGATTTTTGCGGCTGTGAGAG TTTCAGTTACTTTAAAGATGTTGATATCCAAATTCAATGCCATTCAGAGCAACACCCTCTCTCAGCTTCATAAG TCTGGACTTGCTTTGCCCAAGAAATTGAAGAAGGGTGACAAGTTAACCAAAGCAATACTGGCTTTTGCCTTGCCCTGCTTGCTGCTGCTGATTCAACCGGTACAAGGGGGTTCCAAAACCCCAACTTTACAGTATGGCACATTTGGGAGGAGGAATAATGCTCCTTCGACACACCCTCCACCTGTTAATGACCCGACAAGGGGTTGCAATGCTGCAAACGGTTGTCGCCAGTTTACTCTGAGTCTTGAAAACCTCGG AGGAACTCTAGTTGAAGCTGTTGGCAATGTTACAGTGGCGGAGGGAACTTTGAACCACAGAGAGCCAGGTACCGAGGCCATAGCTGCTGGGATTGCCACTTGGTTCTTGAACAAGACTGAGTCCAATAGCAATACACATGGCCGATTAAGCATTTCACAGGACCCAATTTCCAGTGCTGCAGTGTCATCACAAATGTTGCAGCTACAG GCTGTTTCTCGAGGGATTGCTCGTATGGGACTGCAAGT GTATACATCAATGTCAACTGAAGATAACTCCAAGATACCTCCGGCAGATGGAAACATTGAAATAAAAGTTAATTCAACATCGAACATGGTGGACTTGAGGTTCTTCACTAGCCTTGAAATCAGTCTTGGAGAAGCTGATATTATACACGTCTTGGAATCTGCTAAAACTGTTTTACAGTTCACTCGACACTGA
- the LOC107915807 gene encoding uncharacterized protein isoform X1 gives MPCRATPSLSFIRSAVDDEALLKESGLALPKKLKKGYKLTKAILAFTLPCLLLLIQPVQGASKTPTLQYGTFGRRNNAPSTHPPPVNDPTRGCNAANGCRQFTLSLENRRGTLVEAVGNVTVAEGTLNHREPGTEAIAAGIATWFLNKTESNSNTYGRLSISQDPISSAAVSSQMLQQQAVSRGIARMGLQVYTSMSTEDNSKIPPADGNIEIKVNSTSNMVDLRFFTSLEISLGEADIIRVLESAKTILQSSRH, from the exons ATGCCATGCAGAGCAACACCCTCTCTCAGCTTCATAAG ATCTGCAGTTGATGACGAGGCTCTGCTTAAAGAA TCCGGACTTGCTTTGCCCAAGAAATTGAAGAagggttacaagttaaccaaagCAATACTGGCTTTTACCTTGCCCTGCTTGCTGCTGCTGATTCAACCAGTACAAGGGGCTTCCAAAACCCCAACTTTACAGTATGGCACATTTGGGAGGAGGAATAATGCTCCTTCGACACACCCTCCACCTGTTAATGACCCGACAAGGGGTTGCAATGCCGCTAATGGTTGTCGCCAGTTTACTCTGAGTCTTGAAAACCGCAG AGGAACTCTAGTTGAAGCTGTTGGCAATGTTACAGTGGCGGAGGGAACTTTGAACCACAGAGAGCCAGGTACCGAGGCCATAGCTGCTGGGATTGCCACTTGGTTCTTGAACAAGACTGAGTCCAATAGCAATACATATGGCCGATTAAGCATTTCACAGGACCCAATTTCCAGTGCTGCAGTGTCATCACAAATGTTGCAGCAACAG GCTGTTTCTCGAGGGATTGCTCGTATGGGACTGCAAGT TTATACATCAATGTCAACTGAAGATAACTCCAAGATACCTCCGGCAGATGGAAACATTGAAATAAAAGTTAATTCAACATCGAACATGGTGGACTTGAGGTTCTTCACTAGCCTTGAAATCAGTCTTGGGGAAGCTGATATTATACGCGTCTTGGAATCTGCTAAAACTATATTACAGTCCTCTCGACACTGA
- the LOC107915806 gene encoding uncharacterized protein isoform X2 codes for MVVVGRGQSAGWEWTNRGFWRVWICVLLNPFCLRSGLCRSLIFAAVRVTLKMLISKFNAIQSNTLSQLHKGLPCLLWSGLALPKKLKKGDKLTKAILAFALPCLLLLIQPVQGGSKTPTLQYGTFGRRNNAPSTHPPPVNDPTRGCNAANGCRQFTLSLENLGGTLVEAVGNVTVAEGTLNHREPGTEAIAAGIATWFLNKTESNSNTHGRLSISQDPISSAAVSSQMLQLQAVSRGIARMGLQVYTSMSTEDNSKIPPADGNIEIKVNSTSNMVDLRFFTSLEISLGEADIIHVLESAKTVLQFTRH; via the exons ATGGTTGTTGTGGGGCGGGGCCAATCTGCGGGTTGGGAATGGACTAACCGAGGCTTTTGGCGGGTCTGGATTTGCGTGCTTCTCAATCCTTTTTGCTTGAGGTCTGGGTTATGCCGGTCTTTGATTTTTGCGGCTGTGAGAG TTACTTTAAAGATGTTGATATCCAAATTCAATGCCATTCAGAGCAACACCCTCTCTCAGCTTCATAAG GGCCTTCCTTGCTTGCTTTGG TCTGGACTTGCTTTGCCCAAGAAATTGAAGAAGGGTGACAAGTTAACCAAAGCAATACTGGCTTTTGCCTTGCCCTGCTTGCTGCTGCTGATTCAACCGGTACAAGGGGGTTCCAAAACCCCAACTTTACAGTATGGCACATTTGGGAGGAGGAATAATGCTCCTTCGACACACCCTCCACCTGTTAATGACCCGACAAGGGGTTGCAATGCTGCAAACGGTTGTCGCCAGTTTACTCTGAGTCTTGAAAACCTCGG AGGAACTCTAGTTGAAGCTGTTGGCAATGTTACAGTGGCGGAGGGAACTTTGAACCACAGAGAGCCAGGTACCGAGGCCATAGCTGCTGGGATTGCCACTTGGTTCTTGAACAAGACTGAGTCCAATAGCAATACACATGGCCGATTAAGCATTTCACAGGACCCAATTTCCAGTGCTGCAGTGTCATCACAAATGTTGCAGCTACAG GCTGTTTCTCGAGGGATTGCTCGTATGGGACTGCAAGT GTATACATCAATGTCAACTGAAGATAACTCCAAGATACCTCCGGCAGATGGAAACATTGAAATAAAAGTTAATTCAACATCGAACATGGTGGACTTGAGGTTCTTCACTAGCCTTGAAATCAGTCTTGGAGAAGCTGATATTATACACGTCTTGGAATCTGCTAAAACTGTTTTACAGTTCACTCGACACTGA